The Mangifera indica cultivar Alphonso chromosome 8, CATAS_Mindica_2.1, whole genome shotgun sequence genome has a window encoding:
- the LOC123224583 gene encoding uncharacterized protein LOC123224583 isoform X1, protein MRIRKNAKLSSVLYSHASTSERLQTHVCQLNQSPWDVISFSPENYPSFYPQLEGEDSFTGNGSFGDSIGAVESVASMMDGEEKAVKLKVEEMIIDNNEMEDNKDTKMEGEFGFEKKFKTLYCNKTDGKGWQCRNEAKAGHTMCDHHLSLIKSYGNDISSSSFTKKSDKGIAVRRGRARAKKGSSSSSNPYEFYYYSGFGPLWGKRRGVDKINEGKKFEDGDVEDMNKDEKTPSSSQIEDFEFVDDEDDDDDENGDSRKKRIRKPVKARSLKSLM, encoded by the exons ATGAGGATTCGCAAGAACGCGAAGCTCTCTTCTGTATTGTATTCACACGCTTCAACATCAGAGCGTCTGCAGACACACGTGTGCCAGCTGAACCAGTCGCCATGGGATGTGATTTCATTCTCTCCAGAGAACTACCCATCTTTCTATCCCCAG CTCGAAGGAGAAGATAGCTTTACAGGAAATGGGAGCTTTGGTGACTCTATTGGCGCTGTTGAGAG CGTGGCTTCTATGATGGACGGAGAAGAGAAGGCAGTGAAGCTCAAAGTCGAAGAAATGATAATTGACAATAACGAAATGGAAGATAATAAAGATACGAAAATGGAAGGTGAATTTGGGTTcgagaaaaaattcaaaacgtTGTATTGTAACAAAACTGACGGCAAGGGCTGGCAATGCAGAAATGAAGCCAAAGCTGGGCACACCATGTGCGACCATCACTTATCGTTAATCAAATCATACGGCAATGacatatcttcttcttcttttacaaAGAAATCCGATAAGGGAATAGCAGTTCGTCGAGGCCGAGCTCGAGCCAAAAAGGGTTCGTCATCGTCGTCCAATCCATATGAATTTTACTACTATTCTGGGTTTGGGCCGTTGTGGGGCAAGAGGAGAGGTGTTGATAAAATAAACGAGGGAAAAAAGTTTGAAGATGGAGATGTTGAGGACATGAATAAGGACGAGAAAACGCCGTCTTCTTCTCAAATCGAAGATTTTGAATTTGTAGATGATGAagacgatgatgatgacgaGAATGGAGATAGTcgaaagaaaagaataagaaaaccAGTGAAAGCAAGATCGTTGAAGTCTCTTATGTAG
- the LOC123224581 gene encoding guanine nucleotide exchange factor subunit RIC1-like, which yields MYMSYGWPQVIPIEQGQCSSSQRIIYLKVINGLLLVVSPSHVELWSSSRHKVRLGKYKRDSESLQREGENLQALWSPDGKLIAVITSSFFLHIFKVQFTEKRIQIGAKHPSGLFLANIFLVLSEQVPFAEKGFSVSNIVSDNKHMLLGLSDGSLYCISWKGEFCGAFELNDFRYDSSSVTLLPNSLSNGFASAETSGAFVSGHKFSRKCAIVQLELCFLMRLLLIVYSDGKLISCSISKKGLKQPEFIKVEKELGSGDVVCASVAAEQQIVAVGTRRGIVELYDLAESASLIRTVSLYDWGYSMDDTGSVSYIAWTPDNSAFAVGWKSRGLTVWSVSGCRLMSTIRQIGLSSVSSPVAKPNQDFKYEPLMSGTSLVQWDEYGYRLYAIEEESSEQILAFSFGKCCISRGVSGMTYARQVIYGEDRLLVVQSEDTDELKLLHLNLPVSYISQNWPVQHVAASKDGMYLAVAGLHGLILYDIRLKKWRVFGDITQEQKIQCKGLLWLGKIIVVCNYIDSSNMYELLFYPRYHLDQSSLLCRKPLLAKPMVMDVYQDYILVTYRPFDVHIFHVKLFGELTPSNTPDLQLSTVRELSIMTAKSHPAAMRFIPDQVTGESTLNNRVSSEEDLSEREPARCLILRANGELSLLDLDDGRERELTDSVELFWVTCGQSEEKMSLIEEVSWLDYGFRGMQVWYPSSGVDPFKQEDFLHLDPELEFDREVYPLGLLPNAGIVVGVSQRLSFSACTEFPCFEPTPQAQTILHCLLRHLLQRDKIVEALRLAQLSAEKPHFSHCLEWLLFTVFEAEISRQNINKNQISTLKRAANFSLLEKTCNLIRNFPEYLSVVVSVARKTDGRHWSDLFSAAGRSTELFEDCFQRRWYRTAAGYILVIAKLEGPAVSQYCALRLLQATLDECLYELAGELVRFLLRSGREFEPASTDSEKLSPRFLGYFLFPPSYRRSSLDKSTSLKEQSPNVASVKNILENHASYLMSGKELSKLVAFVKGTQFDLVEYLQRERYGSARLENFASALELIAQKLHMGTLQSRLDAEFLLAHMCSVKFKEWIVVLATLLRRSEILFDLFCHDTRLWKAYAITLQSHSTFAEYQDLLESLEERLTSVLNTEDK from the exons ATGTACATGTCGTACGGATGGCCACAGGTGATCCCAATAGAGCAAGGGCAGTGTTCGTCGTCTCAACGGATCATATACTTGAAAGTTATCAATGGCTTATTACTCGTTGTCTCTCCTTCACATGTCGAGCTGTGGAGTTCCTCGCGG CATAAAGTGAGGTTAGGGAAATATAAGAGGGATTCAGAGTCGCTGcagagagagggagagaattTGCAAGCTTTGTGGAGCCCTGATGGAAAATTGATCGCTGTGATT acgtcatctttttttcttcacattTTCAAGGTCCAGTTTACAGAAAAAAGAATACAAATTGGAGCAAAGCATCCTTCTGGTTTGTTTTTGGCAAATATATTTCTTGTTCTCAGTGAGCAGGTGCCTTTTGCAGAAAAGGGTTTTTCAGT GAGCAATATTGTGAGCGATAACAAACATATGCTACTTGGACTTTCTGATGGATCTTTATATTGTATCTCATGGAAGGGGGAG TTCTGTGGAGCTTTTGAACTCAATGACTTTCGATATGATAGCAGCTCAGTGACACTACTACCAAATTCCCTGAGTAATGGCTTTGCTTCTGCAGAGACTTCAGGAGCTTTTGTTTCTGGTCACAAATTCTCCAGAAAGTGCGCTATTGTCCAGCTGGAGCTTTGCTTTCTAATGAGACTGCTTCTTATTGTATATTCTGATGGAAAACTGATATCATGCTCTATAAGTAAGAAAGGTTTAAAGCAACCTGAAtttattaaagttgaaaaagagcTGGGTTCTGGTGATGTTGTATGTGCTTCAGTGGCGGCAGAGCAACAAATTGTTGCTGTTGGCACCAGAAGGGGGATTGTTGAGCTATATGACCTGGCAGAATCTGCATCACTCATTCGTACTGTGTCTTTGTACGACTGGGG ATACTCAATGGATGATACTGGTTCTGTCAGTTATATTGCATGGACACCTGATAATTCTGCTTTTGCTGTTGGGTGGAAGTCAAGAGGACTTACTGTGTGGTCTGTTTCGGGGTGTCGTTTGATGTCAACAATCCGTCAGATTGGCTTAAGTTCTGTGTCTTCTCCAGTTGCAAAGCCAAACCAAGACTTTAAATATGAGCCACTAATGAGCGGCACCTCTCTGGTTCAGTGGGATGAATATGGATATAGGCTTTACGCAATTGAGGAAGAATCGTCAGAGCAAATTCTTGCATTTTCCTTTGGCAAATGTTGTATTAGCAGAGGAGTATCTGGCATGACTTATGCCCGTCAAGTAATTTATGGTGAAGATAGGTTATTAGTTGTGCAGTCTGAAGATACTGATGAACTTAAGCTTTTACATTTAAACCTTCCA GTTTCTTATATCTCCCAGAATTGGCCTGTCCAACATGTGGCAGCTAGCAAGGATGGAATGTACTTAGCAGTTGCTGGTCTTCATGggttaatattatatgatataaggCTGAAAAAGTGGCGAGTATTTGGAGATATCACGCAGGAACAAAAGATTCAGTGCAAAGGTTTGCTGTGGCTGGGAAAGATTATTGTTGTCTGCAACTACATTGATTCTTCTAACAT GTATGAACTGCTTTTTTATCCTAGATATCATCTTGATCAGAGCTCACTACTCTGTCGGAAACCTTTGCTTGCAAAACCAATGGTGATGGATGTCTACCAAGATTATATATTGGTGACCTATCGCCCATTTGATGTCCACATATTCCATGTGAAATTATTTGGTGAATTGACACCTTCAAACACTCCAGACCTACAA CTTTCTACAGTACGAGAACTTTCAATCATGACTGCGAAGAGCCACCCAGCTGCTATGCGCTTTATCCCTGATCAGGTTACTGGTGAAAGTACATTAAACAATCGAGTTTCATCTGAAGAAGATTTGTCTGAGAGGGAGCCTGCAAG ATGTTTGATATTAAGAGCAAATGGGGAGCTTTCACTTCTGGATTTAGATGATGGAAGGGAAAGGGAGCTTACCGATTCTGTTGAATTATTTTGGGTTACTTGTGGACAATCAGAGGAGAAGATGAGTCTAATTGAGGAAGTTTCATGGTTGGATTATGGCTTTCGAGGGATGCAG GTTTGGTATCCGTCTTCGGGTGTTGACCCTTTTAAGCAGGAGGACTTTTTgcat TTGGACCCGGAGTTGGAGTTTGACCGTGAGGTGTATCCTTTGGGTCTTCTTCCAAATGCTGGTATTGTTGTTGGCGTTTCGCAGAGACTGTCGTTTTCAGCATGCACAGAGTTTCCTTGTTTTGAACCAACTCCTCAAGCCCAAACTATATTGCATTGCCTACTTCGGCATCTTCTTCAG AGGGACAAAATTGTGGAGGCTTTACGGTTGGCACAGTTGTCTGCAGAAAAGCCTCATTTTTCACATTGTCTGGAGTGGCTTCTTTTTACTGTATTTGAAGCTGAAATTTCCAG GCAAAATATAAACAAGAACCAAATCTCAACCCTTAAACGTGCTGCCAACTTTTCTCTTTTGGAGAAGACTTGcaatttaattagaaattttcCTGAGTACCTTAGTGTTGTTGTCAGTGTTGCTAGAAAGACTGATGGTCGACATTGGTCAGATTTGTTCTCTGCTGCTGGAAGATCTACAGA gTTGTTTGAGGACTGCTTCCAGCGGAGATGGTATCGCACTGCGGCTGGCTATATTCTT GTGATTGCTAAACTTGAAGGTCCCGCTGTCAGTCAATATTGTGCCTTACGTTTATTACAG GCAACACTTGATGAATGTTTATATGAACTTGCTGGGGAACTG GTGAGATTCTTACTGAGATCTGGAAGGGAATTTGAACCAGCATCAACTGATTCAGAAAAATTATCACCCAGATTCTTGggctattttctttttcctcctaGTTACAGGAGGTCATCTTTGGATAAAAG CACCTCTCTCAAGGAGCAGAGTCCTAATGTTGCTTCTGTTAAGAACATCTTAGAAAATCATGCTAGCTATTTGATGTCGGGGAAAGAACTTTCCAAGCTTGTTGCATTTGTAAAGGGCACTCAGTTTGATTTAGTG GAATATCTTCAACGAGAAAGATATGGTAGTGCTCGCTTAGAGAATTTTGCTTCAGCGCTTGAACTGATTGCGCAAAAG CTTCACATGGGTACACTGCAGAGCAGGTTGGATGCAGAATTTCTCTTGGCTCATATGTGCTCTGTCAAGTTCAAAGAATGGATAGTTGTACTTGCCACTCTTTTAAGACGATCTGAG ATTCTTTTTGATCTTTTCTGTCATGATACACGGTTATGGAAAGCTTATGCCATTACATTACAG TCTCATTCCACGTTCGCCGAGTACCAAGATCTTCTTGAATCCTTGGAGGAGAGACTTACATCTGTTTTGAATACAGAAGACAAATGA
- the LOC123223339 gene encoding ferric reduction oxidase 2-like, translated as MVSTEEIQRVVRAGIKLLLMVVFLGTLMIWIMMPTNVYFLKWLPYLRAKYNISKFFGGQGATLLIFTFPILFIAVFACIYHHLGKKLNDYKRESHGRKNILALWRRPRLVKGPLGIVSGIELVFFIMFILLLIWSLSNYLHNGFAHIPPPPAAAKGAKLWKAKLGISAFRLGFVGNVCLAFLFFPVARGSSVLPLFGLTSEASIKYHIWLGHIVMAFFTAHGLCYIVFWAVTNNISEMLKWDKIGVSNVAGEISLASGLVLWATTIPRIRRKFFEVFFYTHHLYILFMVFFIFHVGISFAFMVLPGFYLFLVDRYLRFLQSRQTVRLVSARILPCETVELNFSKAPGLSYNTTSIMFVNVPTISKLQWHPYTITSNSNLEPEKLSVVIKSEGSWSKKLYQLLSCSSMDRLEVSVEGPYGPSDSSHFLRHDTLVMVSGGSGITPFISIIRELIFASSTIKCKTPEVILISSFKNSSDLAMLELLLPVAGTTTDFSDLNLRIEAYVTKETQPMTEDSKRIRATWFKPKATDAPITSILGPNSWLWLGAIISSSFIIFLILIGIIDTYYIYPIDHNTNKIFSYSLRAFLNMLIICISIVATASVAVIWNKKQNTVEAKQIQNMKGATLDGDTELESLPHQSLLQATNVHYGERPDLKRMLFDCKGSSVGVLVCGPKKMRHKVAAICSSGLADNLHFEYISFTW; from the exons aTGGTTTCCACTGAAGAAATACAAAGAGTAGTTCGTGCTGGGATAAAGCTACTGTTGATGGTAGTGTTTTTGGGCACTCTGATGATATGGATTATGATGCCCACCAACGTTTACTTCCTAAAGTGGCTGCCTTACTTACGTGCAAAGTATAATATTTCTAAGTTCTTTGGAGGACAAG GTGCAACACTTTTGATTTTCACTTTTCCAATACTCTTCATTGCTGTCTTCGCCTGCATATACCACCATCTTGGAAAGAAACTGAATGACTATAAACGGGAAAG CCAtgggagaaaaaatattttagcttTGTGGAGAAGGCCAAGGCTCGTAAAAGGTCCTCTAGGGATTGTTTCCGGCATAGAGTTAGTCTTCTTCATCATGTTCATCCTCCTACTAATTTGGTCTCTCTCAAATTACCTGCACAATGGCTTTGCTCATATTCCCCCACCACCAGCGGCTGCGAAAGGAGCGAAATT ATGGAAAGCTAAGTTGGGCATTTCAGCATTCAGACTAGGTTTTGTTGGAAACGTGTGTCttgcttttctcttctttccGGTGGCCAGGGGGTCGTCGGTGTTGCCACTTTTTGGCTTAACATCGGAGGCTAGCATCAAGTATCATATATGGCTTGGCCACATCGTCATGGCATTCTTCACAGCTCATGGCCTTTGTTACATCGTCTTCTGGGCCGttactaataatatttcagAG ATGCTAAAATGGGATAAAATTGGCGTATCAAACGTCGCCGGAGAGATATCTTTGGCATCCGGCTTGGTGTTGTGGGCAACAACTATCCCTCGCATACGCCGCAAATTCTTTGAAGTCTTCTTTTATACTCATCATCTCTACATACTCTTCATGgtgtttttcatatttcatgTTGGTATCTCTTTTGCCTTCATGGTGCTTCCTGGATTCTATCTCTTCCTCGTCGATCGCTACCTTAGATTCTTACAATCAAGACAAACTGTTCGTTTAGTTTCTGCCCGAATCTTGCCATGCGAAACCGTGGAACTCAACTTCTCCAAAGCACCAG gGTTGAGTTATAATACGACGAGCATTATGTTTGTAAACGTGCCAACCATTTCGAAGCTGCAGTGGCATCCTTATACTATTACTTCTAATAGTAATTTGGAACCAGAGAAACTCAGTGTAGTTATTAAAAGTGAAGGAAGTTGGTCGAAGAAACTTTATCAGTTGCTTTCTTGTTCTTCAATGGATCGTCTCGAGGTTTCTGTTGAGGGACCTTATGGACCTTCTGATTCATCTCATTTTCTAAG GCATGACACACTTGTGATGGTGAGTGGAGGCAGTGGCATCACTCCTTTTATCTCCATTATTCGAGAGCTCATCTTTGCGAGTTCAACAATCAAATGCAAGACCCCAGAAGTAATCCTGATTAGCTCTTTCAAGAACTCTTCTGACCTCGCCATGTTAGAGCTTTTACTGCCAGTTGCAGGAACAACAACTGACTTTTCCGATTTAAATCTACGAATTGAGGCTTATGTAACAAAGGAGACACAACCCATGACAGAAGACTCAAAGCGCATTCGAGCCACCTGGTTCAAGCCTAAAGCAACTGATGCACCCATAACTTCAATTTTAGGCCCCAACAGCTGGCTATGGCTTGGTgcaataatctcatcatcatttaTCATTTTCCTCATCTTAATTGGGATCATTGACACCTATTACATTTATCCTATTGATCACAACACCAATAAGATTTTCTCCTACTCTCTCAGAGCATTCTTGAATATGTTGATTATATGTATCAGCATTGTTGCGACAGCTAGTGTAGCTGTGATTTGGAACAAGAAACAAAATACAGTGGAAGCAAAGCAAATACAGAATATGAAAGGAGCAACTCTAGATGGTGATACAGAACTAGAAAGCCTGCCACATCAGTCTCTTCTCCAAGCTACCAATGTGCACTACGGGGAAAGACCTGACCTAAAGA GAATGCTATTTGACTGCAAAGGATCAAGTGTTGGAGTTCTGGTTTGCGGACCAAAGAAGATGAGGCATAAAGTTGCAGCAATTTGTTCATCTGGTCTGGCCGATAATTTGCATTTTGAGTATATTAGCTTCACCTGGTGA
- the LOC123224583 gene encoding uncharacterized protein LOC123224583 isoform X2: MGCDFILSRELPIFLSPGELLEGEDSFTGNGSFGDSIGAVESVASMMDGEEKAVKLKVEEMIIDNNEMEDNKDTKMEGEFGFEKKFKTLYCNKTDGKGWQCRNEAKAGHTMCDHHLSLIKSYGNDISSSSFTKKSDKGIAVRRGRARAKKGSSSSSNPYEFYYYSGFGPLWGKRRGVDKINEGKKFEDGDVEDMNKDEKTPSSSQIEDFEFVDDEDDDDDENGDSRKKRIRKPVKARSLKSLM; the protein is encoded by the exons ATGGGATGTGATTTCATTCTCTCCAGAGAACTACCCATCTTTCTATCCCCAGGTGAGTTG CTCGAAGGAGAAGATAGCTTTACAGGAAATGGGAGCTTTGGTGACTCTATTGGCGCTGTTGAGAG CGTGGCTTCTATGATGGACGGAGAAGAGAAGGCAGTGAAGCTCAAAGTCGAAGAAATGATAATTGACAATAACGAAATGGAAGATAATAAAGATACGAAAATGGAAGGTGAATTTGGGTTcgagaaaaaattcaaaacgtTGTATTGTAACAAAACTGACGGCAAGGGCTGGCAATGCAGAAATGAAGCCAAAGCTGGGCACACCATGTGCGACCATCACTTATCGTTAATCAAATCATACGGCAATGacatatcttcttcttcttttacaaAGAAATCCGATAAGGGAATAGCAGTTCGTCGAGGCCGAGCTCGAGCCAAAAAGGGTTCGTCATCGTCGTCCAATCCATATGAATTTTACTACTATTCTGGGTTTGGGCCGTTGTGGGGCAAGAGGAGAGGTGTTGATAAAATAAACGAGGGAAAAAAGTTTGAAGATGGAGATGTTGAGGACATGAATAAGGACGAGAAAACGCCGTCTTCTTCTCAAATCGAAGATTTTGAATTTGTAGATGATGAagacgatgatgatgacgaGAATGGAGATAGTcgaaagaaaagaataagaaaaccAGTGAAAGCAAGATCGTTGAAGTCTCTTATGTAG
- the LOC123224584 gene encoding brassinosteroid-responsive RING protein 1-like, with amino-acid sequence MSFPVGYTEAFLPKLVVHTLSFLGFIRNIIFCLFQYLGLSDFLETDVIWVESTSTRIIADPPVSAQLIREILPVIKFQDLVVNGEPPENCAVCLYEFEGGEEIRWSRNCKHFFHRACLDPWMDHDQKTCPLCRSPFLPDEMQEEFNQQLWAASGVGDLYSEHSSIPGL; translated from the coding sequence ATGAGTTTCCCAGTGGGGTACACAGAAGCATTCTTGCCAAAGCTCGTTGTACACACGCTTTCCTTTCTGGGTTTCATTAGAAACATCATTTTCTGCTTGTTTCAATATCTGGGCCTCTCTGATTTTCTCGAAACTGATGTCATTTGGGTGGAATCAACATCGACGCGAATTATTGCAGACCCGCCCGTATCTGCTCAACTGATCCGAGAAATACTACCTGTGATTAAATTCCAGGATTTGGTGGTCAACGGAGAACCGCCTGAAAATTGTGCCGTTTGTTTGTATGAGTTTGAAGGTGGAGAAGAGATCAGGTGGTCGAGAAATTGCAAGCACTTTTTTCACAGGGCTTGTTTGGACCCTTGGATGGACCACGATCAAAAAACATGTCCTCTTTGTAGGTCACCGTTTCTGCCCGATGAGATGCAAGAGGAGTTTAATCAACAGCTCTGGGCTGCTTCTGGGGTCGGTGATCTTTACAGTGAGCACAGTTCAATTCCAGGGTTGtaa